The genomic interval CGAAACGGGGACCGCGACCGACGGGCCGCGCTACCGGGCCGAGCTCTCGCCCGTCGGCGAGGTCACCCTGGAGGAGCCGCCGACGAACGTGTTCGCCCACTTCCCGTGGTTCGCCGACATGGCGACCGCGCTCGGGCAGGGGGAGAGCATCAACAGCGTCTGGTGGGACGGTACCGCGACGGCGATGGAGTACTTCACGGCGGACCTCGACGGCGTCGAAATCCCGTGGCGCGACCGGACGACCGCCTACGGCTTCTCGAAGGAGCAGCTGTACGAACTGGACAGCGACCTCCACCTCGTCGACCCGGCGTGGGCCACGACACAGGAGAACTGGGACCGGGGCGACGTCGAGGACATCGGCGACGCGGTCGGGCCGTGGTTCGGCAACTACTACAGCAACTTCCACGCCGAGCCGCCCGCGGCGTGGGCCGACGGCTACGAGTACCACTCGCTGTGGGAGCTGTTCGAGGGGGTCGCGGCGCTGTACGGCGAGCGGGCGCGCTACGAGGCGCTCGCGGCGCTCCGCGCGGACCTCCTCTCCACCATCGAGGCGGGGCTTCCGCCCGAGAGCGAGCGCCCGACGGCGGCGTACCTCTCCATCTCGACGGACCTGTCCGCCATCTACGTGCTCCGGCTGAACGCGCCGGGCTACTTCAACGCGCACACCCGACCGCTCGGCGCGACCGACGCCTTCGGCGACGACGGGTGGGACGGGGCGTTCCAGCAGGTGGACATGGAGGCGCTCCTGGAGGCCGACCCGGACGTCCTGCTCACGCTGTGGGGCGTCACGGGCGCGGTCGACTACGACGCGATGCGGCGGAACCTCGCCGAGGACGACCTCGGGAGCGAACTCTCGGCCGTGCGGAACGACCGCGTCTACACGCAGGGGACGCGGTGGCAGGGGCCGCTGATGAACCTCTTCCAGCTGGAGATGACGGCCAAACAGCTCTACCCCGAGCGGTTCGGCGAGTGGCCCGTCTACGAGGAGGGCGACTCGTACCCGTCGTTCGACGCGTCCGAGCGGCTGTTCGACCGCGAGCGTCTGTCGGCCGCGGTCCGGGGTGACGTGTGACCGGCGCGCGCCCCGACCGGGCCGGAACCGAACGGCTTTTAGAGAATTAGGGGAACCTAAAACCACGCATGCACGGACGAGGGGTGAACGATGGCCGCTGAGACCGACACGTCGGGCGTCGCCGCGGGGGAGCGGTTCGAGTGGGTGGACCCCTCGCTCGTCACCTTCTGTCTCGGGGCGCTCGCCGCGACCGTCGCCGCCGGGCTGATACAGGTGAGCTTCGGCACGTACACGATGTCGCTCGGGACGGCGTGGGGCGCGGTGTTCGACCCCGCGGTGTGGACGAACCCGAACGTGTTCGCGACGTTCCTGCTCGGCGACGGCCTCGCCGCGACGCTCGGCTTCTCGACCGAGTTCGACCTCTCTCGCGAGACGCTCATCGTCTGGTCGATACGGATGCCGCGCGTGCTCGTCGCGGCGGCGGTCGGCCTCGCGCTCGCGCTGTCGGGGGCGATATTCCAGGCGGTCACGCGCAACGAACTCGCGAGCCCGTTCATCCTCGGGGTCTCCTCGGGCGCGGGCCTCGCCATCCTGCTGACGCTCGTCGTCCTCCCGGGCCTCGCCGCGCTCCTCCCGCTGTTCGCCGCCGTCGGCGGCACCGCCGCCTTCCTCGTCGTCTACGCCATCGCGTGGCAGGGCGGCACCTCCCCCGTCCGGCTGGTGCTCGCGGGCGTCATCGTCGGGACGGTGTTGAACTCGCTCCAGACGGGGCTGTTCTTCTTCGCGGGCGACGTCGGCGTCGTCCAGCAGGCCGTCGCGTGGACGACCGGCTCACTCACGGGCGTCGACTGGGAGCAGGTCCGCACGGTGCTCCCGTGGGTCGTCCTCGTCGTGCTTCCGGGGACGGCGCTCGGCGCGCGCCAACTCAACGTGCTCGTGCTCGGGGAGTCGACCGCGAGCGCGCTCGGGATGCGCGTCGAGCGCACTCGCTTTCTACTCTCGGGCGTCGGCATCGTCGCCGCGGCCGCCGCAGTGTCGGTCGCGGGCATCGTCAGCTTCGTCGGCCTCGTCGTCCCGCACATGGTGCGGACGATTCTCGGCAGCGACCACAAGCGGCTGCTCGTGGGCTGTACCTTCGCCGGACCGGCGCTCCTCGTCGTCGCGGACGTGGGCGCCCGGCTGTTCTTCGAGGTCGCGCTCGGCTCGCCGACGCAGATACCCGTCGGTATCGTCACCGGCCTCGTCGGCGGCCCGTACTTCCTGTACCTGATGCGCCGCCGCGCACAGCTTGGTGAACTATGAGTACCGGCACGAACGCGGAGCGGGAGCCGGACGGGAGCGACCGGGCGCTCGGCCCGGCACTCGTCGGCGACGACCTCGCGGTCGGCTACCCGGCGACCGACGAGCCGGTCGTCGAGTGCGAACACGTCGTCCTCCCGGCGGGGGAGGTGACGGCGCTCGTCGGCCCGAACGGCTCCGGCAAGTCGACGCTGCTGAAGGCGCTCGCCGGACAGCTCGAACCGTGGGCCGGGACCGTGACCATCGGGGACGACGACGTGTACGGGATGGGGAAGAAGCCGCTCGCGCGTCGGCTGGGACTCCTCTCGCAGGACGGCGACCTCCCCGCCTCGCTCAGCGTCCGCGAACTCGCCCGGCACGGCCGTCACCCCCATCGCGGCTTCCTCGAACCGCTCGACGACTCGGACCACGAGGCGGTCGCGGAGGCGCTCCGGCTGGCCGGCGTCGCCGACCTCGCGGACAGCGAGGTCGGTCAGCTGTCGGGCGGCCAACAGCAGCTCGCCCGCGTCGCAATGACGCTGGCACAGGAGCCGGAAGTCCTCCTGTTGGACGAGCCGACCACGTTCCTCGACCTGCGCCACCAGCTCCAGGTGCTCGACGCCGTGCGCGAACTCAACCGCGAGCGGGGCGTCACCGTCGGCGTCGTCCTCCACGACATCGCGCAGGCGGCCCGCTACGCCGACAACCTCGTCGCGCTGCGCGACGGGACGCCCTACGACTGGGGCCCGCCGGCCGACGTGGTGACCGAGGACCTCCTCGCGGACGTGTTCGGCGTCGAGGCGACGGTCCGCGAGGGGCCCGAGGTCGTCCCGCACCGCCCGCTCGACTGACGCCGGGACAGGAACCCATATCCGGGGGCGGTCCGTTCGACCGACAATGACCGAAGAGAGCGTCTTCGACCGCTATCGCGCGGACGTGGACGAGCCGATGCGTCGCCTCTTCGCCGCCTACGGGAAGCCCCGCTACGGCTGGTTCGCGCTCGGCGTCCTCGCCAACCTCGTCGCACAGTTCGCCTCCCTGGTGCCGCCGCTCGTCCTCGGCGCGGCCGTCAACGCGCTCAACGGACAGGCGTACACCCTCCCGCTCGTTCCCGACGGCGTCCTCCCGACGGGGTCGGTGGGCGCGTTCGAGCTCTCCGTCGCCCTCATCGCGGCCGCGTTCGTCGCCACGGGCGTCTTCACCTACCTCTACGGCGTCGCCGCCAACGAGTTCGCCCACGGCGTGATGCACGCCGTCCGCGTGGACTGTTTCGAGAAGATGAGCCGGCTCGACATGTCCTTCTTCGACGACAAGCAGACCGGCGAGACGATGTCCATCCTCTCGTCGGACACGGAGAACCTGGAGATGTTCCTCGACAACGCGCTCACCGGCGCGGTGCGGCTGGGCGCGATGCTGCTCGGCATCGGCGTCGTCCTCTTCCTGGAGAACGCCTACCTCGCGACCGTCACGCTGCTCGTCGCCCCCCTCATGACCGTGTTCACCTACTGGTTCATGAAGCGCGCCGAGCCGCTGTACGCCGCCCGCCGTTCCACGATGGGCCGGCTCAACACCCGGCTGGAGAACTCCATCGCCGGGATGGAGCTGACGAAGACGACCGCCAGCGAGGAATACGAGGCCGAGCGCGTCCGCGGCAACTCGAAACAGCTGTTCGACGACACGATGGCGATGCTCCGGCTCTCCTACTTCTACCGGCCGGGGATGGAACTGCTCGCCGGGGTCTCGTTCACCCTCACCTTCCTCGTCGGCGGCTACTGGCTGTTCGTCGGCGCGCCGCCGGGCGCGACCGGGGAGCTACAGGTCGGGACGTTCGTCGCCTTCCTCTTCCTCTCCCAGCGGTTCGCCACGCCGCTCGCGGAGGTGTCGAACATCATCGACCAGTACGAGAACGCGAAGGCCTCCTCCGAGCGCGTCTTCGGGCTGATGGACATCCCCGCCGAGGTGCGCGATGCGGAGGACGCCGTCGAACTCGACGAGGTCGAGGGCGACGTCGTGTACGACGAGGTCGACTTCGCGTACGACGGCTCCGAGACGGTCATCGACGACGTGAGCTTCGCGGCCGAACCGGGCGAGACGGTCGCGTTCGTCGGCCCCACGGGAGCGGGCAAGTCCACGATGCTGAAACTGCTCCTCCGGATGTACGACGTGACCGGGGGGGAGATACGCGTCGACGGCCACGACATCCGCGAGGTGACGATGGAGTCGCTCCGCTCGCACGTCGGCTACGTCGGCCAGGAGACGTTCCTCTTCGACGGCACCATCGCCGACAACATCCGGTACGGCCGGTTCGACGCCCCCGACGAGGCCGTCCGCGAGGCCGCGAAGGCCGCGGAGGCCCACGACTTCATCACGAGCCTGCCGGACGGCTACGACACCCGCGTCGGCGAGCGCGGGGTGAAGCTCTCCGGGGGGCAACGCCAGCGCGTCGCCATCGCCCGCGTCGTCCTGCAGGACCCCGAGATACTCGTCCTCGACGAGGCCACCTCCGCGGTCGACACGGAGACGGAGTACCTCATCCAGTCGTCGCTCGACTCGCTCTCCGAGGACCGGACGACGTTCGCCATCGCCCACCGGCTCTCCACCGTGAAGGGGGCCGACACCATCCTCGTGCTGGAGGACGGCGAGGTCATCGAGCGGGGCGACCACGCGACCCTGTTGGAGGAGGGGGGCCTCTACGCCGACCTCTGGAGCGTGCAGGCCGGCGACCTCGACTCGCTTCCCGAGGGGTTCCGCGAGCGCGTCGTCGCCGAGGGCGGCGACTAAGCCCGGCTCCGCCGCTCGACGCTCGCTATCGCGTCCTCGACGGTGTTCACGGCCTCGAAGCCGTCGAACTCCGTGAGGTCGTGGGTGCCGAGGCCGGCGACGGGCTTGCCGAAGTCGAGCGCGAGGCCGAGTTCCGAGAGCGTCCCGGTCCCGCCGTCCACGGCGACGACCGCGTCGCCGTTGAGGACGACGAGGGTGTTGCGGGCGTTGCCCATGCCCGTCGCTATCGGGACGTCGAGGTACTCGTTCCCCTCGTCGGGGCGCTCGCCCTTCAGAATCCCTATCGTGCGGCCGTCGCGGAGCTTCGCGCCGCGACAGACGGCCTCCATCACGCCCCCGTAGCCGCCGCAGACGACCGCGTGGCCGCGCTCGGCCAGCCGCTCGCCCAGTTCGCGGGCGACGCCGTAGGTCCGGTCGTCCACCCGGCCGCCGCCGATGACAGACACGCGCATACCCCGACTCCCGGCGCGGGCGGCATTTCACTTCCGCCCCGGCACGCGAACCCTTATTCGCCGGAACGCGCTAACACCGGCACATGGCGGCCTCCGACACGTCCGAGTACCTCGACCGGCCCCTCCTCGCGCCCGGCTTCCTGGAGGACCGGTCGTACCAGACGACGCTCGCGGACGCCGCGTGCGAGGCCCACACGCTCGTCTGTCTCCCGACCGGGCTGGGCAAGACCACCGTCTCCTGTCTCGTCACGGCCCACCGGCTCGCCGAGTACGGCGGCACCTCGCTGATGCTCGCGCCGACGAAGCCGCTCGTCCAGCAGCACGCGGAGTTCTACCGCGAGGCGCTCGACGTCCCCGACGACGAGATCGTCGTCTTCACCGGGGACGTGCGCCCGGACGACCGCGCCGCCCTCTTCGAGTCGGCGCGCGTCGTGATGGCGACCCCGCAGGTCATCGAGAACGACCTCGTGGGCAACCGCGTCTCGCTCGCCGGCGTCACGCACATCACTTTCGACGAGTGTCACCGCGCGACCGGCGACTACGCGTACAACTACATCGCCGACCGCTACCACGCCGACGCCGAGGAGCCGCTCGTCACCGGGATGAGCGCCTCCCCCGGGGGCGACAAGGAGGAGATACTCCGGGTGTGTGAGAACCTCGGGCTGAGCGAGGTGGAGGTGATGACCGAGGACGACGCCGACGTGGCCGAGCACACCTACCGGACGGAGGTGGACTGGCAACACGTGGACCTCCCCGACGACGTGCTCGCCATCCGCGACGCGCTCAACGAGGTCATCACCGACCGGCTGGAGAAGCTGAAGGACCTCGGCGTGGTGAACTCCACGGACCCGAACATGAGCCAGGGCCAGCTGAACAAGGCGCGCGGCCAGCTCCAGCGGCTCATGTCCAACGACCAGTCGGAGGGGTACAAGGGAATGTCCGCCCACGCCGAGGTGATGAAGCTCCGGCGGGCGACGGAACTCGTGGAGACGCAGTCCGTCGAGTCGCTGCGGCGGTACTTCGAGCGCCAGCGCGAACAGGCGCGCTCGTCGGGGTCGTCGAAGGCGAGCCAGCGGTTCGTCTCCGAGCCGAAGGTGAAGGAGGCGATGCGCCTCGCCGAGTCGTTCGACGGCCTCCACCCGAAGTTCCGCAAGACCCGCATCCTGCTCGCGGAGACGTTCGGCCTCGAAGGCGGGTCGCGCGCCATCGTGTTCACGGAGAGCCGCGACACCGCGGAGACGCTCACCGAGTTCCTCTCGGAGTCGTTCGACACCCGGCGGTTCGTCGGGCAGGGCGACAAGGAGGGCTCCGACGGGATGACCCAGAAAGAGCAGAAGGAGACGCTCGACCGGTTCCGCGCGGGGGAGTTCGAGGTGCTCGTCTCCACCAGCGTCGCGGAGGAGGGGCTGGACGTGCCCGACGTTGACCTCGTCCTCTTCTACGAACCCGTCCCGAAGGGCGTCCGCTCCATCCAGCGGAAGGGCCGGACCGGCCGCGCCTCGGAGGGGAAGGTCGTCGTCCTCATCGCCAACGACACCCGCGACGAGGCGTTCTTCTGGATGTCCAGAAACGAGGAGAAGCGCATGGAGGAGGAGCTCCGGAAGCTGAAGGGGATGGCCGGGGAGGTGGAGGCCGAACTCGGGCAGGAGTCGCTGGCGGACTTCGCCGACGCGGACAGGGAGGAAGGCGACGCGGAC from Halosegnis marinus carries:
- a CDS encoding ABC transporter substrate-binding protein — its product is MAREDTRPTRRELLGAGAAVGTGLLAGCSGATGSETPTDGDAATATEGETGTATDGPRYRAELSPVGEVTLEEPPTNVFAHFPWFADMATALGQGESINSVWWDGTATAMEYFTADLDGVEIPWRDRTTAYGFSKEQLYELDSDLHLVDPAWATTQENWDRGDVEDIGDAVGPWFGNYYSNFHAEPPAAWADGYEYHSLWELFEGVAALYGERARYEALAALRADLLSTIEAGLPPESERPTAAYLSISTDLSAIYVLRLNAPGYFNAHTRPLGATDAFGDDGWDGAFQQVDMEALLEADPDVLLTLWGVTGAVDYDAMRRNLAEDDLGSELSAVRNDRVYTQGTRWQGPLMNLFQLEMTAKQLYPERFGEWPVYEEGDSYPSFDASERLFDRERLSAAVRGDV
- a CDS encoding FecCD family ABC transporter permease, producing MAAETDTSGVAAGERFEWVDPSLVTFCLGALAATVAAGLIQVSFGTYTMSLGTAWGAVFDPAVWTNPNVFATFLLGDGLAATLGFSTEFDLSRETLIVWSIRMPRVLVAAAVGLALALSGAIFQAVTRNELASPFILGVSSGAGLAILLTLVVLPGLAALLPLFAAVGGTAAFLVVYAIAWQGGTSPVRLVLAGVIVGTVLNSLQTGLFFFAGDVGVVQQAVAWTTGSLTGVDWEQVRTVLPWVVLVVLPGTALGARQLNVLVLGESTASALGMRVERTRFLLSGVGIVAAAAAVSVAGIVSFVGLVVPHMVRTILGSDHKRLLVGCTFAGPALLVVADVGARLFFEVALGSPTQIPVGIVTGLVGGPYFLYLMRRRAQLGEL
- a CDS encoding ABC transporter ATP-binding protein; amino-acid sequence: MSTGTNAEREPDGSDRALGPALVGDDLAVGYPATDEPVVECEHVVLPAGEVTALVGPNGSGKSTLLKALAGQLEPWAGTVTIGDDDVYGMGKKPLARRLGLLSQDGDLPASLSVRELARHGRHPHRGFLEPLDDSDHEAVAEALRLAGVADLADSEVGQLSGGQQQLARVAMTLAQEPEVLLLDEPTTFLDLRHQLQVLDAVRELNRERGVTVGVVLHDIAQAARYADNLVALRDGTPYDWGPPADVVTEDLLADVFGVEATVREGPEVVPHRPLD
- a CDS encoding ABC transporter ATP-binding protein, with the protein product MTEESVFDRYRADVDEPMRRLFAAYGKPRYGWFALGVLANLVAQFASLVPPLVLGAAVNALNGQAYTLPLVPDGVLPTGSVGAFELSVALIAAAFVATGVFTYLYGVAANEFAHGVMHAVRVDCFEKMSRLDMSFFDDKQTGETMSILSSDTENLEMFLDNALTGAVRLGAMLLGIGVVLFLENAYLATVTLLVAPLMTVFTYWFMKRAEPLYAARRSTMGRLNTRLENSIAGMELTKTTASEEYEAERVRGNSKQLFDDTMAMLRLSYFYRPGMELLAGVSFTLTFLVGGYWLFVGAPPGATGELQVGTFVAFLFLSQRFATPLAEVSNIIDQYENAKASSERVFGLMDIPAEVRDAEDAVELDEVEGDVVYDEVDFAYDGSETVIDDVSFAAEPGETVAFVGPTGAGKSTMLKLLLRMYDVTGGEIRVDGHDIREVTMESLRSHVGYVGQETFLFDGTIADNIRYGRFDAPDEAVREAAKAAEAHDFITSLPDGYDTRVGERGVKLSGGQRQRVAIARVVLQDPEILVLDEATSAVDTETEYLIQSSLDSLSEDRTTFAIAHRLSTVKGADTILVLEDGEVIERGDHATLLEEGGLYADLWSVQAGDLDSLPEGFRERVVAEGGD
- a CDS encoding TIGR00725 family protein, translating into MRVSVIGGGRVDDRTYGVARELGERLAERGHAVVCGGYGGVMEAVCRGAKLRDGRTIGILKGERPDEGNEYLDVPIATGMGNARNTLVVLNGDAVVAVDGGTGTLSELGLALDFGKPVAGLGTHDLTEFDGFEAVNTVEDAIASVERRSRA
- a CDS encoding DEAD/DEAH box helicase, producing MAASDTSEYLDRPLLAPGFLEDRSYQTTLADAACEAHTLVCLPTGLGKTTVSCLVTAHRLAEYGGTSLMLAPTKPLVQQHAEFYREALDVPDDEIVVFTGDVRPDDRAALFESARVVMATPQVIENDLVGNRVSLAGVTHITFDECHRATGDYAYNYIADRYHADAEEPLVTGMSASPGGDKEEILRVCENLGLSEVEVMTEDDADVAEHTYRTEVDWQHVDLPDDVLAIRDALNEVITDRLEKLKDLGVVNSTDPNMSQGQLNKARGQLQRLMSNDQSEGYKGMSAHAEVMKLRRATELVETQSVESLRRYFERQREQARSSGSSKASQRFVSEPKVKEAMRLAESFDGLHPKFRKTRILLAETFGLEGGSRAIVFTESRDTAETLTEFLSESFDTRRFVGQGDKEGSDGMTQKEQKETLDRFRAGEFEVLVSTSVAEEGLDVPDVDLVLFYEPVPKGVRSIQRKGRTGRASEGKVVVLIANDTRDEAFFWMSRNEEKRMEEELRKLKGMAGEVEAELGQESLADFADADREEGDADGEGSDDDAETDTEATAEASAGAAATKGQSGLDSFAGEEGEADGPETGGDDTEEESDDEEPAPEDRVAATAGTDGDGVEIVADQRELDSTIARDLSTRDGITTRLETLAVGDYVLSDRVVVERKSVSDFLDTLLGEDRSMFEQVGDAVRNYARPVVIVEGEDLYGERNVHPNAIRGALASLAVDFGASVLFTRDEGDTADLIEVIARREQEESSREVRVHGEKSNRTLDEQQEYVVSAVAEVGPVTARALLEHFGSVEAVMTASEEELLEVSGVGPVTAERFREVIGGDYT